In the genome of Sphaeramia orbicularis chromosome 13, fSphaOr1.1, whole genome shotgun sequence, one region contains:
- the LOC115431852 gene encoding P2Y purinoceptor 14-like, with translation MDHLNSTHLSTNQSDFSSTFTTQVLPPLYLVICVVGVSLNGVAAWIFFRVPSDSGLVVYLKNMVVADLLMLLSFPFRLAAQLGLGGWRLHVVICRYVAVLFYSSMYVGIVFMGFISLERYVKIVRHSCSCTSRVGGVTSLHILQSPGFARVLALLTWALLFLSVLPNVLLTSRPANQENSRHCMQLKTPLGVQWHRVSTLFCVSLFWITFLILAFCYTSISHQVYKSYRRVRRDSADVCRKSNRSIFSILAVFFVCFVPYHVCRVPYTLSQMPASGFSHMDRFLLFQFKEGTLFLSSLNVCLDPLIYFLMCRTFRESLLRKLSGRRERRRSLTTAQSLTNI, from the coding sequence aTGGATCACCTTAACTCCACCCACCTCTCCACAAACCAATCAGACTTCAGCAGCACCTTCACCACCCAGGTGCTCCCACCGCTCTACCTGGTCATCTGCGTGGTGGGCGTGTCCCTGAACGGGGTGGCGGCGTGGATTTTCTTCCGAGTGCCCAGCGACTCGGGTCTGGTGGTGTACCTGAAGAACATGGTGGTGGCCGACCTGCTCATGCTCCTCAGCTTCCCCTTCAGGCTGGCGGCTCAGCTGGGGCTGGGCGGGTGGCGCCTCCACGTGGTCATCTGCCGCTACGTCGCCGTGCTCTTCTACTCCTCCATGTACGTGGGCATCGTCTTCATGGGCTTCATCAGTCTGGAGCGCTACGTGAAGATCGTCCGTCACTCCTGCTCCTGTACGTCCAGGGTGGGCGGAGTCACCTCTCTACACATCCTCCAGAGCCCGGGCTTTGCCAGGGTGTTGGCGCTCCTCACTTGGGCCCTCCTCTTTCTCAGCGTCCTGCCCAACGTCCTGCTGACCAGCCGTCCCGCCAACCAGGAGAACTCCCGCCACTGCATGCAGCTGAAGACTCCCCTGGGGGTCCAGTGGCACCGGGTGTCCACCCTCTTCTGCGTCAGCCTCTTCTGGATCACATTTCTGATCCTCGCGTTCTGCTACACCTCCATTTCGCACCAGGTTTACAAGTCGTACCGCCGCGTGCGCCGGGACAGCGCCGACGTCTGCCGCAAATCCAACCGCAGCATCTTCAGCATCCTGGCCGTGTTCTTCGTCTGCTTCGTACCCTACCACGTCTGCCGCGTGCCCTACACCCTCAGCCAGATGCCGGCGTCGGGCTTCAGCCACATGGACCGTTTCCTGCTGTTCCAGTTTAAAGAGGGAACCCTGTTTCTGTCGTCCCTCAACGTCTGCCTGGACCCGCTCATCTACTTCCTGATGTGCCGGACCTTCAGGGAGTCTCTGCTGAGGAAACTGTCAGGAcgaagggagaggaggaggtcCCTGACCACCGCCCAGAGCCTCACCAACATTTAA